The nucleotide window AAGGAAATAATGCTCTTATAATTAAtgcaatattgtaaataaattacatggataaattaacaaccaggctcagaacaaatactcgtgctcatcacacaaatatttgtcccgggtggaattcgaacccgccacatgCAGCGAGGTGATCAcgttaaccactacgccaaatGTGCAGATAAaacatttaatgtaataatgGTTATCACACCCCCTGTTTCGTCTGTTTGGATTGGACCTTTATTtctagttaataaaaatagcgCGTATGTCATGAACAGGTGTGCTAACTTGTGTTTAAGAGAAATATCGTCTATTTTTTCAGATATTCAGCATTTCCTGACAAACTGGGCGCAGCCGTGACAAGCTACAAATCTCATAACGATAGCTCGCATTTTATTGAAGCACTGCACAAATCTTTCATAGATATTACCAAAATATTGTCTGGATAATTGAATagtctataattattattaaagggGGATAGGTAGTAAATATGGTACAGAATACTAGGAGAAAGTATAGACATTCATCCATCTGAATTAATTTACGTATAtgtatcacacctttttcctaTAGGAGTAAGCAGAGACTAAGTTAggcattatttaattttatgattatataTACAAATGTACTGTGTAAATACACTTttctattttgataaatattttatatttttatagatactgagaatcaaatataaataagcgatttgatataaataacaattcacaatattaaaataaaaaacacgtGATAATATTCAGTAATACCAATTAATATGGTATAGATAATAGTATACTATGATGATTATCAAATATGgtgttatttgttaagtatagGTATTTTTACGACCTTTATCTTGGATAGATTAACAGATGCTTATGCAATGTATTAGAGGGTGCCTTCACTTAGTATTAAGAaaacttgtatttattaaataaaatttatatttatttatttttttgacttGTTATAACAATTGttgtacaatacaaaataaatgattacacattcataatgtatttatttaaatgctttCTCCTAAACAATTGATCAAATCTATggcaaattaaatgtttaacttGAGTTAAGATTGTTGAGTGACAAGTTACAACCCTCTGTTTCAATCAACCACGGCCGTGCTTCCAGCTAGTAAACctataagtaataaatagattaaCCTTAGGTTAATAATACTACACAATGTATTCAGAGGCTTCATACAAGGATTTTGCTTGTAGAGAGTTCAACCATTGTTAGTACAtagatattatgtacctattggCAATGTTACGGCTTCAGATAATAATCTTATTACAACAGACATACATCATTTTTCATAGGGTTTATTGGTTTAAGCTTTTCACTAAGAAAGTCACTAGGTAAAACTACTACTATAGGTAATTGCCGAATTCGCAGATATCTCCAATCAATATTTGAGAAACACTGAAGCTATCAATCAATTGTTTGCAATTTTATGATTAGCGACTGATCTGAGTTAAGTAAGAAGTTTCTCAATTTAAACTagatacctatataaaaataaaatagtcctATAAGGTATTAAGTAATAACACTCTGCCGTCGCGCTTTTCTAAACGGGCGCACTTGAAcagattaaaaatgtaatgcaatatttaggtacctacctacctattatcCTACATAATGGAATTATCAAAAGACGACATCTCATTTATTGAATTAAGTGAGGGTTTTCGATAGGGATTTTACTATTAGTACAAATTATGTAAGCTGGTAAGTTTGTGTCTATACAGCGCTTTAATTCTGCGACGACTGGTATCGATTTTCCCGTGTCCATCTAGTAAAGAGGGACGTATCTAGAGTGCAGCtcaattttacttaattttcttatcaattatgccttttatctttataaaggATATGAAGGaacattatttcaaattatcTTCGTTGTTACGAAAGGGACCTAAGATAAATACCATTTGCATGCAATCCACGCCTGCTAACCAGCGATGATAATTACTATTTACTGCTAATTACTGTTCTATGCAAAGGCCTCTGACAAAATCTCCGTTCTTTTTACTGATTtgttttttaccattttaaCCCAATctgttttttataacaaacgACGCGTTGTAAACAAACGTTGTCAAATCGACAGCTATCGGGATCCTTAACCACGCCACAAATCCGCTCTGTATGAAAAATGGTTCTGTCTATCTTTAATTTACTATTTTGATGCACTATGAATACGACATCACCGTACCTACGCAGAATCAACAGCGTTCCAATCTACGATCGCGCATATAGGTACACAAAGTTCGCTCGCTCGTAGTTAATAtactaagtatatttatttaccttattgATACAGAGGACAGAACTTAGTGTtgcatttgttttaaatacagtCAAGTGATGTGTGATAGACAAgctgtaattaatatttcatataatttttggTCTTATATCTGAATAAACATGTTGTTACTATGTTGTAAGGCGACAACACAGCGATGGTCGCGTGTTTTAACATGAAAAGGAATGGTGGTTAGGCCATATTGACATTACATTCGTGAAAATGTCAAAGTTCATCCGTACACCCGTGCCTGGGATGTGTTTTGTTCGGGAAAAGGAATTAGTGAATTAAAAATGCTGTGTGCAGTGTAATATTAAGtgaaaatcttatttatttgaagTGTTAAGGTAAATATTGAATTGGTTGTGCTTGAATGTATGCTTTGTAAAGAATAGGGATTCCTATTTACACAAATTATCATTGAGTATTTGTCTTCCCAGTctaccatttaaaaaaatgtattttatttgtcattttataTACGGTTTCACGTAATAGTATCAATAAATGCGTACTAACAATAACTTAAGGAAGAgagaaaaataaagatattaatattattatggcgATCCTGACAATGTAGGTAATTAAGTCCATGTTTCCATTAGTAATCTTGTAAGATGCTAGAAAATTTAAGCAatcagtaggtaggtacttgcgTATTAAATGttctgaaaattattatttagttgccCATactattttgttacaagtttagattttttaattagcATATTTTTCCTAAATTCATGTAGGTATCtaaaggcgcttctaaacgggccatattttcctgcaatatgtagctgcactattggcaacttattgctcggccatcacaaaaatattttattgcaacgatGGCCGAGCAATCTATGGCCGAGCCATGTGTTGCAATATGTCTGTTAATAGTATGGAGCATGATGCAGACTCCTAAACGGGCCACACAAACCGGCAATAATTGCTGACGAAATCacactcgtcgcagcagcctatattgttcaaaaaggaaaaagcagagacagtggattcgaccttaATTAAATAGGCGACGAAATCTTCCATTATTATCCATTTacgagaaaaatcaaaaaggaaaaagcagagacagtgCATTCGACCTTACACCAATAGGCGTAAAACATTAGACAATTAATGTCAAGAATTAATGcttgataaaaaatttaataataaatgataaaataaatataaatcgcgtagaaaaggatgcactatatcataacaagagtgagcgactgaaacaacaataaaactggccgggcaacattgcagtaaaatcggtagctcagcgatcgtccggcaacctatcaaaacaatatcggccattcactgcaatatcaaaaatgtgtggCTATATGTCTGAgacattgctgcaatattgctGCAACATTGCGTAGTATGGCTGGAGTTGCTCGCAATATGTCCGGCCACTAtgttgcagccacatattgcaggaaaatatggcccgtttagaagcgccttaaTAACATTGGCTTGGTatacaaaggaaataaatattttgatagcctTGGTGGAAGATGGCAGTGTTCCAAATAGGCACTTTCTTATTATAAGAAGGTATATATTAACACATTATTGTTATCTCTTTGTTTCAGAATATGTTTACCTAGTTTGAAAACACTAAGTAAGAAATCAACATGTTGATAAAAGAGTACAGAATACCTCTGCCACTCACAGTGGAGGAGTACAGAATTGCTCAACTGTATATGATTGCCAAAAAGAGCAGAGAAGAAAGTTCCGGTGAGGGCAGTGGAGTTGAGATCCTAGTCAATGAGCCATATGAAGATGGTCCTGGTGGACAAGGTCAGTACACTCAAAAAATCTATCATGTTGGTAGTCATTTACCTGGATGGTTCAAAAGCTTACTTCCAAAATCTGCCTTAACAGTCTCTGAAGAAGCTTGGAATGCTTATCCTTATACTAAAACAAGGTATACTTGTCCATTTGTTGAAAAATTTTCATTAGAAATAGAAACTTATTATTTTGCTGACAATGGCCACCAAGAAAATGTCTTCAAGCTAACTGGAagtgatttaaaaaatagaatagtTGATGTTATTGATGTTTGCAAGGATCAGCTTTACGGTGCTGATTATGTTAAAGAAGAAGATCCCAAGTTGTTTGTGTCACAAAAATGCAATAGAGGTCCTCTCACAGAAAACTGGCTTGAAGAATACTGGAAAGAAGTGCAAGGCATGCCACAACCACTACCAAATGGGAAATCTCTCATGTGTGCCTACAAACTATGTAGAGTGGAATTTAGATACTGGGGTATGCAAACTAAACTAGAGAAATTTATACATGATGTTGCTTTGAGAAAAACCATGCTTAGGGCTCATCGACAGGCTTGGGCCTGGCAGGATGAATGGCATGGGCTTACCATGGAGGATATAAGGGAAATAGAAAGGCAGACCCAGTTAGCTTTGCAAAAAAAGATGGCTGGTGACACAAGTGATGAGCAAGACTTATCAGAAGAAAATTCCAAATCTCTCGCAGCTACAATGAGTAGTTTAGAAAAGAATGAAGATGTTCCAACACCTTTGGCCACCAAGAAGAACAATGTTGAAAAGAGAATACAAAAGCACTTGACTCCTGAGGGTACTCCACCTTCTGTACATAAAACTTCCTCAAAATCAAATTTAAGATCTTCCTCATCAGGCTCAATCAAAAGTTTGCAGGCACAAGCAGCTAACTGGCGAATGGAAACCCTTGTTCGGGAGTCAGAGACTGAAACTGGTTCTGAGGATGAATTTTATGACTGTGAATCTACGTTTAACAAATGGTCTTCAATGTGTTCTTTAGATGAAGGTGACATTGATATTTCACCTACCCAAGGTGATCAAAGTCAAGAAGATAGTATTTTTAATCCCACTTTCTTAAAGAGAGTCACATCAGAGCGCGGCTCACGACGAGTGCCAAATTTGCAAAGTCATCATAGTATTGATGGTTGCCCAGAAACTCCTGTTCATAGCTCATGCCCAACAACTgttttgattttagtttttcatGCAGGAAGTGTACTAGATGCAAATGTGGATATGACAGCAAAGAAATCTGATGTCACAACGTTCAAGGGCGCTTTTGAGTCAGTTATGCGTCAGCATTATCCAACACTCATTGGacatataacaataaaattagtttCTTGCCCATCGATCTGCACAGAAGCTCTTGGAGTTTTATCAACTCTGAGCCCTTATAGTTTTGATTGTTCACCATCTACTATTGAGACACCATCTCTAACTAATGATCTCATACCTATTGGTGCTATACCATTAATCGCCACGACGTCACCCGACTATCCAGAGTCTATAACTAAGACTATCAATTCTGCTAATGCTGTTTACACAGAATTTGTTAAGTCAGATGATGGAAAAGGATTTAACGGCCAAGTCTGCATTGTGGGTGATAGCATGGGCTCGGTATTAGCTTACGACGCGCTTGTAAGAACCTTGCAGTACCAATCGCGACATGACAGTGAAAATAGCATATTGGATACGGAAATTACAATTCCCAATGATCCAATGGAACCGCATTACTTAAACAAGTCTCATTTACAAGCACCAACACCTAGGAGACGTTCATCTTCGACAAGTGATAACCAtgttaaatttgaatttgaagtaAGCGACTTTTTCACGTTTGGTAGTCCATTGTCGCTTATTTTGGCCTCCCGTAAAATATCGGATGATAAAATACGTGATATTATGAAACCACCTGTGCAACAAGTATTCAACTTGTTCCATCCTACAGACCCTGTGGCTTCAAGACTAGAACCGTTACTGTCAGCCAGATTCACTAACTTACCACCCATAAATGTTGCTAGATATACTAAGTATCCCTTGGGCAATGGTCAGCCTTATCATTTAATGGAATTGATTCAAAGTCATCCTCAGCTTTTCGGAGATCACTTACAGATGCCACCAACACCTATTTTACGCAGACTTTCTGAAGCATCTGTACAAAGTACAGTGAGTGGTTTAGTCGATAACATACCTCTCATAACAATGAACGCTTTGCAACAGAAATGGTGGGGATCAAAAAGACTTGACTATGCATTGTACTGCCCTGAAGGACTTACTAATTTTCCTACAAACGCTTTACCACATTTATTCCATGCTAGTTATTGGGAAAGTTCTGACGTAATTGCTTTCATTCTACGACAAATTGGACATTTTGACCTAGCTTTATATGGACACTCAGAAGACAAAGAATGTCCTATGTTTAAACCAGGACAAGAGAGAGAGAAGTGGATGAGAAAGCGAACATCAGTCAAATTGAAAAACGTTGCAGCAAATCATAGAGCTAACGACGTAATTTGCAAGGAGGGGTGTCCTCAAACGTTTACGGCTCGATTTATGTACGGACCGCTGGACATGATCACTTTGACGGGTGAGAAAGTAGATATCTATATGATGAAGGATCCTCCTGCAGGAGAATGGGGAGTATTATCTACGGTAGTGACGGATAAAACTGGGAGGATTACTTACACATTGCCAGAAAGACAGAGCGTGGGTTGTGGTATTTACCCTGTAAGACTTGTGGTTCGAGGAGATCACACCAGCTGTAACTTTCATCTTGCTGTTGTTCCACCGCAGACTGAGTGCATCGTTTTTAGTATAGACGGATCATTCACTGCTAGTGTCTCTGTTACTGGTAGAGACCCCAAAGTAAGAGCTGGAGCAGTTGATGTCGTACGTTTCTGGCAAGATCTCGGGTACCTTATCTTATACATAACTGGCAGACCTGACATGCAACAAAGAAAAGTTATATCGTGGCTAGCTGAACATAACTTTCCCCATGGTTTGGTTTTCTTTTCTGATGGATTTTCAACTGATCCATTAGGACACAAGTCGGCGCATTTAAATAGTCTCATCAATGAACATGGTATTATTTTACACGCAGCGTATGGCTCGGGTAAAGATATAACTGTTTATCATAATTGTGGATTAGCCCCACGACAGATATATGCTATTGGTCGTATTAGTAAGAAATACGGCAATATGGCAACAACTTTAAACGATGGCTACGCTTCACATTTAGCTGACTTGAAGCAACCTGGTGCTTCGAGACCTGCCAGAGGAAACGCTCGTCTTCTGGTTCCTCGGCGACTTCTGGCTCCTGTTAGTGGAACGGTGACAACACGCAGCCGTCGTTAATCTAGGCTATCTGATAGCTAACTTATTAGTATTCTTAAACGCTTAATCTTCCTCGGGTTAGATGGTGTTCGTGATAGGATAGCGCTTAATTACGATAAAATGTCCTATGTAATATTATCTTGTTTTAGGCCAAATTTCTAATGGCCACATGTTTTGCTATTTTTGGGCAAGGGTAATCTTCATGCACATATTTTTCtgacttaaattatatttatttgttctcgAAAAAGACCTTATCAGCGTGGTGgtactgttatttaaattaaatatattctaaagtTGACTGCTTTATCTAAACTATTTGTTAGTACCtatctaaagtaaaaaaaacgtaCGTATATAATAACCATAAATTGCATGTAACTGATAACGATTGGCTTTGTTTTAAGATTGTTTGGCGGAGGTGCAGAatctcaaaataaaacttattaatatactattttacgcctgtacattatgtacaaatCGAGTTGATTCgccataatttaacataatattatctttggCGATGATCAAATACGTTCTCAATGTATTTAAGTTTTAGATGTACTTGtatacaaatagattttttctcgATCATGTCTGGCCATACTGTAACGTCTCGAAATACATATGCTGTCATGGCCACATTTAACCATGTA belongs to Anticarsia gemmatalis isolate Benzon Research Colony breed Stoneville strain chromosome 9, ilAntGemm2 primary, whole genome shotgun sequence and includes:
- the rdgB gene encoding retinal degeneration B, with translation MLIKEYRIPLPLTVEEYRIAQLYMIAKKSREESSGEGSGVEILVNEPYEDGPGGQGQYTQKIYHVGSHLPGWFKSLLPKSALTVSEEAWNAYPYTKTRYTCPFVEKFSLEIETYYFADNGHQENVFKLTGSDLKNRIVDVIDVCKDQLYGADYVKEEDPKLFVSQKCNRGPLTENWLEEYWKEVQGMPQPLPNGKSLMCAYKLCRVEFRYWGMQTKLEKFIHDVALRKTMLRAHRQAWAWQDEWHGLTMEDIREIERQTQLALQKKMAGDTSDEQDLSEENSKSLAATMSSLEKNEDVPTPLATKKNNVEKRIQKHLTPEGTPPSVHKTSSKSNLRSSSSGSIKSLQAQAANWRMETLVRESETETGSEDEFYDCESTFNKWSSMCSLDEGDIDISPTQGDQSQEDSIFNPTFLKRVTSERGSRRVPNLQSHHSIDGCPETPVHSSCPTTVLILVFHAGSVLDANVDMTAKKSDVTTFKGAFESVMRQHYPTLIGHITIKLVSCPSICTEALGVLSTLSPYSFDCSPSTIETPSLTNDLIPIGAIPLIATTSPDYPESITKTINSANAVYTEFVKSDDGKGFNGQVCIVGDSMGSVLAYDALVRTLQYQSRHDSENSILDTEITIPNDPMEPHYLNKSHLQAPTPRRRSSSTSDNHVKFEFEVSDFFTFGSPLSLILASRKISDDKIRDIMKPPVQQVFNLFHPTDPVASRLEPLLSARFTNLPPINVARYTKYPLGNGQPYHLMELIQSHPQLFGDHLQMPPTPILRRLSEASVQSTVSGLVDNIPLITMNALQQKWWGSKRLDYALYCPEGLTNFPTNALPHLFHASYWESSDVIAFILRQIGHFDLALYGHSEDKECPMFKPGQEREKWMRKRTSVKLKNVAANHRANDVICKEGCPQTFTARFMYGPLDMITLTGEKVDIYMMKDPPAGEWGVLSTVVTDKTGRITYTLPERQSVGCGIYPVRLVVRGDHTSCNFHLAVVPPQTECIVFSIDGSFTASVSVTGRDPKVRAGAVDVVRFWQDLGYLILYITGRPDMQQRKVISWLAEHNFPHGLVFFSDGFSTDPLGHKSAHLNSLINEHGIILHAAYGSGKDITVYHNCGLAPRQIYAIGRISKKYGNMATTLNDGYASHLADLKQPGASRPARGNARLLVPRRLLAPVSGTVTTRSRR